A region of Sulfurimonas sp. DNA encodes the following proteins:
- the ppk2 gene encoding polyphosphate kinase 2: MEVNNNSMFEVDGNVVSLEELIDGYKKSKVKIKSKKSPKSKADIKRADEQRLKPYQAELIKLQKHLENTNQKMIILFEGRDAAGKGGTIRRVTRYMDEKHYRVVALGKPTEEQKTQWFYQKYIQYFPVGGEIVLFDRSWYNRAMVESVFNFCTKKEYDDFMRGVKGFENDLVRQGIILVKLYYSVTKDEQARRFERRKNDSLRQWKLSEIDMQAQEKWDEFTTTKYNMIKQTHSHRAPWTIIRSKDKIKARLESLKVILHAVDYEGREDSLNYALDPSIVISGAREIEIMDAQVSSTGKFIG, translated from the coding sequence ATGGAAGTAAATAATAATAGTATGTTTGAAGTAGATGGAAATGTAGTTTCTTTAGAAGAGTTGATAGACGGGTATAAAAAATCAAAAGTAAAAATAAAAAGTAAAAAATCTCCTAAAAGTAAAGCTGATATAAAAAGAGCTGACGAGCAAAGATTAAAGCCTTATCAAGCAGAACTTATTAAGTTGCAAAAACATCTTGAGAATACAAATCAAAAAATGATTATTCTTTTTGAAGGTAGAGATGCTGCTGGTAAAGGAGGAACTATACGAAGAGTAACTAGATATATGGATGAAAAACATTATCGTGTTGTAGCACTTGGTAAACCAACAGAAGAGCAAAAAACTCAATGGTTTTATCAAAAATATATACAATACTTTCCAGTTGGTGGAGAGATTGTTCTTTTTGATAGAAGTTGGTACAACAGAGCTATGGTTGAGTCAGTATTTAATTTTTGTACAAAAAAAGAATATGATGATTTCATGAGAGGGGTTAAAGGCTTTGAAAATGATTTAGTTCGTCAAGGTATCATACTTGTTAAGCTTTATTATAGTGTTACAAAAGATGAGCAGGCTAGAAGATTTGAAAGAAGAAAAAATGATTCTCTTAGACAATGGAAACTGAGTGAGATAGATATGCAAGCTCAAGAAAAATGGGATGAGTTTACAACTACAAAGTACAACATGATAAAGCAAACACATTCTCACAGAGCACCATGGACTATCATCCGTTCAAAAGATAAGATAAAAGCTAGATTAGAGTCGTTAAAGGTCATACTTCATGCAGTTGATTATGAAGGAAGAGAAGATTCTCTAAATTATGCACTTGATCCTAGCATTGTTATATCAGGAGCAAGAGAGATAGAGATAATGGATGCACAAGTGTCAAGTACAGGTAAATTTATAGGCTAA